A stretch of Chitinophaga caeni DNA encodes these proteins:
- a CDS encoding polysaccharide biosynthesis C-terminal domain-containing protein gives MIQVETLELQGQDERGSNYNWDCSRKGNFILCYRKAGTTSGQHYHEGKNANKNPEIMFLLEGECWMHWSHLEQRKIESIRVKAPARIEIPSMLWHELEAISDCTFIELNSIADVREDSIRVWREDFVQGK, from the coding sequence ATGATCCAAGTAGAAACATTGGAATTGCAGGGGCAAGATGAAAGGGGCTCCAATTATAATTGGGATTGCAGCCGTAAAGGGAATTTTATCTTGTGTTACCGGAAAGCCGGTACAACCAGCGGTCAACATTACCATGAAGGTAAAAATGCCAACAAGAATCCCGAGATCATGTTCCTGTTAGAAGGGGAATGCTGGATGCATTGGAGCCATTTAGAACAGCGTAAAATTGAAAGCATCCGGGTAAAAGCTCCCGCGAGAATCGAGATACCTTCCATGCTGTGGCATGAATTGGAAGCCATTAGCGATTGCACTTTCATCGAATTAAACAGTATTGCAGATGTTCGCGAAGATTCCATCCGGGTATGGAGGGAGGATTTCGTGCAAGGAAAATGA
- a CDS encoding DUF1835 domain-containing protein, whose protein sequence is MEPLLHIVFGQSSVANLQAAFELDEQLTGEIRYFEEDFSVGPLFILDTPEGKENREQWWLQVQGIMQQEENHDGQIVKPDPVKDLKNTLKEQPELQVWIWLGQNATDVSGYFWLIGQLEAFAGRIHIIFLNNLPFLNEKGGVFYPTHLHQVLPKEFLKAKKLARPVSLAEFELDNDEWHRLMNENAGIRMLEGGKKLKGEPATFFDKEIMQLVQNDFVKASKVINQLVGKLKFPITDIFLNWRMKELVKEGQLEHKGELKSMRDYDVKKAGNNNTTVEAQ, encoded by the coding sequence ATGGAACCGCTTTTACATATCGTATTCGGTCAATCTTCCGTAGCTAATTTACAAGCTGCGTTTGAACTGGACGAACAACTTACAGGGGAAATTAGGTATTTCGAGGAAGATTTCTCCGTGGGACCGCTGTTTATCCTGGATACCCCGGAGGGTAAGGAAAACCGGGAACAATGGTGGCTGCAAGTCCAAGGGATCATGCAGCAAGAGGAAAACCATGACGGCCAAATTGTAAAACCGGACCCTGTAAAAGATCTGAAAAATACTTTGAAGGAGCAGCCGGAATTGCAAGTATGGATTTGGTTAGGTCAGAACGCTACCGATGTGAGCGGCTATTTTTGGCTGATTGGTCAACTGGAAGCTTTCGCGGGTAGGATACATATCATCTTCCTCAATAACCTGCCTTTTCTTAACGAAAAAGGAGGCGTTTTTTACCCTACGCATTTACACCAAGTATTGCCCAAGGAATTCTTAAAAGCGAAGAAATTGGCTAGGCCCGTTTCATTAGCCGAATTTGAATTAGATAATGACGAATGGCACCGCCTGATGAATGAAAATGCCGGCATCAGGATGCTTGAAGGGGGGAAAAAGCTGAAGGGTGAACCCGCTACCTTCTTCGATAAAGAGATCATGCAATTGGTACAAAACGATTTCGTAAAGGCATCTAAAGTAATCAACCAACTCGTTGGTAAACTTAAATTTCCAATTACTGATATTTTCCTGAATTGGAGGATGAAAGAATTAGTGAAAGAAGGACAGTTGGAACATAAAGGAGAACTGAAGTCGATGAGGGATTACGATGTGAAAAAAGCAGGGAATAACAATACAACCGTTGAAGCTCAATAA
- a CDS encoding DNA topoisomerase IV subunit B produces the protein MANTDKKDLFAAYTEDSIRSLDWREHIRLRPGMYIGKLGDGTSPDDGIYILIKEVVDNCIDEHTMGFGKQIDIKVSEHSVSVRDFGRGIPLGKVVDVVSKINTGAKYDSKAFQKSVGLNGVGTKAVNALSTSFKVQSVREGRMKVAEFERGILLKEHKETATKEPNGTIVTFVPDETVFKNFKYIPEYLEKQIWNYCYLNAGLIINFNGQKYVSKNGLLDLLQRITDAENIRYPIIHLKGEDIEVAITHENQYGEEYYSFVNGQHTTQGGTHLLAFREAFVKTVREFFKKDYDATDIRASICAAVSVRVQEPVFESQTKTKLGSQVVYEGGPSMKAFVLEFLSKALDDFLHKNPTTAEAMKKRIEQSERERKELAGIKKLANERAKKANLHNKKLRDCRVHLNEEAGGKDKEEYNSKRLSTTIFITEGDSASGSITKSRDVETQAVFSLRGKPLNCFGLTKKVVYENEEFNLLQHALNIEDGLDDLRYNNIVIATDADVDGMHIRLLLLSFFLQFFPDLVRNQHIYILETPLFRVRNKQETIYCYSEEEKAKAVKKLGNKPEITRFKGLGEISPDEFGKFIKEDIRLQPIILSKETQINKLLEYYMGKNTQNRQEFIINNLRYEKDLVAE, from the coding sequence ATGGCAAACACGGATAAGAAAGACTTATTTGCCGCCTATACGGAAGACTCGATACGCTCGCTGGATTGGCGCGAACACATCCGCCTGCGGCCCGGTATGTATATCGGTAAGCTAGGGGATGGTACCAGCCCGGATGATGGTATTTATATCCTGATTAAAGAGGTGGTTGATAACTGTATAGACGAGCATACCATGGGGTTTGGTAAGCAGATTGACATCAAGGTGAGCGAACATAGTGTAAGTGTGCGCGATTTCGGTAGGGGGATTCCCCTTGGTAAAGTGGTAGATGTTGTGAGTAAAATCAATACGGGCGCCAAGTACGATAGTAAAGCCTTCCAAAAATCTGTCGGCCTTAACGGTGTAGGTACCAAGGCTGTCAACGCCTTATCTACTTCTTTCAAGGTACAATCCGTGCGGGAAGGTAGGATGAAAGTAGCGGAATTTGAAAGGGGAATATTGTTAAAAGAACATAAAGAAACTGCCACCAAGGAACCGAACGGGACGATCGTAACCTTCGTACCGGACGAAACCGTGTTCAAAAACTTCAAATACATCCCGGAGTACCTGGAGAAACAAATTTGGAATTATTGCTACCTCAATGCAGGCCTGATTATCAATTTTAACGGGCAGAAATATGTATCAAAGAACGGTTTGCTGGACCTGCTCCAGCGGATCACCGACGCTGAAAATATCCGTTACCCGATCATTCACCTGAAAGGGGAAGATATCGAGGTGGCCATCACCCATGAGAACCAATACGGGGAAGAATATTACTCCTTCGTAAACGGTCAACATACAACCCAGGGCGGTACGCATCTATTAGCTTTCCGCGAAGCCTTCGTGAAAACGGTAAGGGAATTTTTCAAGAAAGATTATGATGCTACCGACATAAGGGCATCGATATGTGCCGCGGTTTCCGTAAGGGTACAAGAACCCGTTTTTGAATCCCAAACAAAAACCAAGCTGGGTTCGCAAGTAGTATACGAAGGGGGCCCATCGATGAAAGCCTTCGTATTGGAATTTTTATCGAAAGCTTTAGATGATTTCCTGCATAAAAACCCTACCACGGCAGAAGCGATGAAGAAACGCATCGAGCAGAGCGAACGCGAACGGAAGGAGCTGGCAGGGATTAAGAAATTAGCGAATGAACGCGCCAAGAAAGCGAATTTGCATAATAAAAAGTTGAGAGATTGCCGCGTTCACCTCAATGAAGAAGCAGGTGGAAAGGATAAGGAAGAATATAATTCTAAGCGTTTGAGTACAACGATCTTCATCACGGAAGGTGATTCCGCGAGCGGCTCCATCACCAAGTCCCGCGATGTGGAGACACAGGCTGTTTTTAGCTTACGAGGTAAGCCCTTAAACTGTTTCGGCCTTACCAAGAAAGTGGTATACGAAAACGAGGAGTTTAACCTTTTGCAACATGCCTTGAATATTGAAGACGGCCTCGATGACTTGCGCTATAACAATATCGTGATTGCTACCGATGCCGATGTGGATGGAATGCATATCCGCCTATTATTATTATCCTTTTTCCTCCAATTTTTTCCGGACCTGGTAAGGAACCAGCATATTTATATATTGGAAACCCCTTTATTCAGGGTGAGGAACAAGCAGGAAACAATTTATTGCTATTCCGAAGAAGAGAAGGCTAAAGCGGTCAAAAAATTGGGAAATAAACCGGAGATCACCCGCTTTAAAGGCTTGGGTGAAATCTCGCCCGATGAGTTCGGTAAGTTTATCAAGGAAGATATCCGCTTACAACCGATCATCTTAAGCAAAGAAACGCAAATCAATAAACTGTTGGAATATTACATGGGCAAAAACACCCAGAATAGGCAAGAGTTTATTATCAATAATCTCAGGTACGAAAAAGATCTCGTAGCTGAATAA
- a CDS encoding YidH family protein produces the protein MENTPVKKTNDHLANERTFLAWIRTAIGIMGFGFVVVKFSLFIKQISLIMEKQYRLPQTGYSAKIGVILVAFGALTALFAFVNYLKIKKDIESTHYTGKNPLVIFITCCILFVSALLLWYLMGSI, from the coding sequence ATGGAAAATACCCCCGTCAAAAAAACGAACGATCATCTTGCCAACGAGAGAACCTTCCTGGCTTGGATACGAACTGCTATAGGTATCATGGGATTCGGTTTCGTGGTCGTAAAGTTTTCCTTGTTTATCAAGCAGATCTCGTTGATCATGGAAAAGCAATACCGGCTGCCCCAAACAGGCTATTCCGCTAAGATCGGTGTTATCTTGGTGGCTTTCGGCGCCCTAACTGCCTTATTCGCGTTTGTAAATTACCTGAAGATCAAGAAGGATATTGAATCGACGCATTATACCGGGAAAAATCCCCTGGTAATTTTTATTACCTGCTGTATCCTATTTGTAAGCGCGCTATTATTGTGGTATTTGATGGGGAGTATATAA
- a CDS encoding response regulator transcription factor, whose translation MDIISVAIVEDNHDIRTAMELLINGSDGYACIGTFNNAEAALEKIPQLMPSVVLMDFNLPGMNGIECIARLKGDFPDMQFMMLTVYEDDDKIFNALEAGASGYILKKTPPGELLDAIRDLHDGGSPMSSQIARRVVAYFQKQAKPNPALEALTSREKEILDQLSKGFLYKEIAGNLFISIETVRRHVHNIYEKLHVRSRTDAVNKYFNR comes from the coding sequence ATGGATATTATATCTGTTGCAATTGTGGAAGACAATCATGATATCCGTACGGCCATGGAATTATTAATAAATGGTTCGGACGGATATGCCTGCATAGGGACGTTCAACAACGCGGAAGCGGCCCTTGAGAAAATTCCGCAACTGATGCCGAGTGTTGTATTGATGGACTTTAACCTGCCCGGAATGAACGGGATTGAGTGTATTGCTCGCTTGAAAGGTGATTTCCCCGATATGCAATTCATGATGTTGACCGTATACGAGGACGATGATAAGATCTTCAACGCGCTGGAGGCCGGCGCCAGCGGTTATATTTTGAAGAAAACGCCGCCGGGGGAATTATTGGATGCCATCCGTGATTTACACGATGGAGGCAGCCCGATGAGCTCCCAAATTGCGCGGAGGGTCGTGGCTTATTTCCAGAAGCAAGCCAAACCGAACCCCGCCTTGGAAGCCTTAACTTCGCGCGAAAAGGAAATCTTAGATCAACTGTCAAAAGGTTTTTTATATAAAGAAATTGCGGGGAATTTATTTATTAGTATCGAAACCGTTCGTCGGCACGTACATAATATTTATGAAAAGCTGCATGTTAGGAGCCGTACAGACGCTGTTAACAAGTATTTTAACCGTTAA